CCCATCAGCTCGTTGGTCGGCGCGTAGGCCGCCACGATGTCCTTCAGCGGCGCGGATCCGCTGTCGATCGGTGCCACCTGAATCGTGTAGTTGTCGGCATGAGCGGCGCCGGCGATCTCCCATACCCGCAGCCGCTGGTGATCGGGCTGCCTCGCGAAGTAGTAGCCCTCTGCCGGGCCGCCGAACAGGTCGGTCTCGGTGATGACCGCGAGCAGTGGGACGCGCAGGTCCGGGCGGAACTCCACCGCTTCTTGGGACCCACCGGACGAATCCAGCCCCTCGAACAGGGAAGCGCCGTCCAGCGGGCCGGCCGGCCCGAAGCGGGAATGCACCAGGAAGCCGTCGTAAACCCGGGCGAGCGGATCCACGGCGTTGACGTAGGTGGTGAGAAACAACGCCGATTGCGACTCGCCGATGCCGATGACGCGTTGCGGATGCAGCCCGCCCAGGACGCCATCGCCGCGGTCCCTGACGAGTTCGCCGGCCTGGGAGAAGATGTCGTACGCGAAGGCGTCGCCCGGGTGATGCAAGCTCCCGTAGCGGGCCGGATCTTGAGCCTTGAGGGACATGTCCATCTCGAGCAGGCTGGCGCCGCCGTCAATCCCCACCTTCTGTACCGAGACGGCGACGTAGGCGTATCCCGCCCGGACGATTTCACGGTGCGCCATCATCCAGACGGCAGGCGCGTCGATGCCGCCGCTCACATTGAGCCACTCGACCAGCGCGGTGCCGTTGAAATTGGCCGGGTCGGTCGGCGTGATAGCCACGATCCGAGTGGTGTAATCGGCTGTCCCGCTTGGTGTTACGTCCCAGCGGCCGTCTGGGCCGAGCTCCCCTTTCGGGACGTATGACGAGGCTGTGCCGGAGATGAAGAACTCTTCGGCGGCGTAGCCGACGCTGCCAATGTCGAAGGCGCCCAGCAGCAGAAGGGCCTTGCCGGCCGCGGGCGTCACGTCGATGTATGTCATAGCGCCTCCGGCAGTCCGAACTTCGCGAACAGCTTGTCGTCGAGGAACGCCACCACGTGGGAGACCGCGTCGCCGCGCACGTCGAGCACGTGCAGCTGGAAGGGGACGTGGACCTCTCCGGTACGCATGTACATCGCGGCACCGGGCTGGCCGTTGGCGATCAGCGGTAAAAGTCGCATGTCGCCGGGCGACTCGGCGGGGCATTGCTGATGAATGAGGGTGACGATGTCCCGCGCGCCCCGGTACCAGCCGGCGTACGGCGGCATCTCCCAGATCGCCTCGGCGGTGAACAGCTCCACCAATCGGTCGATGTCGTATGTCTCGAAGGCGGCGATGTAGCGGGCCAACAGGTCCTGTGCCTCCGGCGAATCCGGCGGGGCCAACCGGTCGCCGGAGCTGGGGCCGATGGTGTCCAGCTGGGAGCGGGCGCGCTGCAGCAGGCTGTTGACGGCGGTGGTGGTGGTGCCGATCGCTTCGGCCACTTCGGCGGCCTTCCACTGCAGCACGTCGC
This genomic interval from Mycobacterium sp. SMC-2 contains the following:
- a CDS encoding alpha/beta hydrolase domain-containing protein yields the protein MTYIDVTPAAGKALLLLGAFDIGSVGYAAEEFFISGTASSYVPKGELGPDGRWDVTPSGTADYTTRIVAITPTDPANFNGTALVEWLNVSGGIDAPAVWMMAHREIVRAGYAYVAVSVQKVGIDGGASLLEMDMSLKAQDPARYGSLHHPGDAFAYDIFSQAGELVRDRGDGVLGGLHPQRVIGIGESQSALFLTTYVNAVDPLARVYDGFLVHSRFGPAGPLDGASLFEGLDSSGGSQEAVEFRPDLRVPLLAVITETDLFGGPAEGYYFARQPDHQRLRVWEIAGAAHADNYTIQVAPIDSGSAPLKDIVAAYAPTNELMGQQLAHFINFAPQHHYVVQAALAALNAWVQTGKEAPGAPPLAVAAEGAAPQPVLDANGLARGGIRTPWVDVPIARTSGVSADEDIMSAIFGSGELFDADTLRRLYPGGAPEYLERFTAALDTAITSGFILAADRAEILELAAATYPGDRP
- a CDS encoding sigma-70 family RNA polymerase sigma factor — its product is MGLLAQNAANSDLVPAVGGDFSADAEPYRRELLAHCYRMTGSLHDAEDLVQETLLRAWKAYDRFEGKSSMRTWLHRIATNTCLSALEGRQRRPLPTGLGAPSSDPTAELDERREVPWLEPLPDMTDDPADPSVIVGSRESVRLAFVAALQHLSPRQRAVLLLRDVLQWKAAEVAEAIGTTTTAVNSLLQRARSQLDTIGPSSGDRLAPPDSPEAQDLLARYIAAFETYDIDRLVELFTAEAIWEMPPYAGWYRGARDIVTLIHQQCPAESPGDMRLLPLIANGQPGAAMYMRTGEVHVPFQLHVLDVRGDAVSHVVAFLDDKLFAKFGLPEAL